The following are encoded together in the Kribbella voronezhensis genome:
- a CDS encoding PspC domain-containing protein has protein sequence MTNSTAPFSNLSGKVLRRSRNQRMLSGVSGGIAEYLNIDATLVRLGIVGLTLITGGTALLGYVIAWIVIPEADGKAVWQDVQQNFQQQPTQEADIAARIYDDKPPAA, from the coding sequence ATGACGAACTCCACTGCACCGTTCTCGAATCTGTCCGGCAAGGTCCTTCGCCGCTCCCGCAACCAGCGGATGCTGTCCGGTGTCTCCGGCGGCATCGCGGAGTACCTCAACATCGACGCGACGCTGGTCCGGCTGGGCATCGTCGGCCTCACCCTGATCACCGGCGGCACCGCGCTGCTCGGCTACGTGATCGCCTGGATCGTGATCCCGGAGGCCGACGGCAAGGCGGTCTGGCAGGACGTTCAGCAGAACTTCCAGCAGCAGCCGACCCAGGAAGCCGACATCGCCGCCCGCATCTACGACGACAAGCCGCCGGCCGCGTGA
- a CDS encoding GNAT family N-acetyltransferase, which translates to MSLEVRPATADRWDDLVQVMGERGDPSRCFCQYFRLRGKLWSDAAPATHRDALRAQLHSDRPPGVLASDESGTPVGWCAVGPRAAYPRVIASPNWRGADPEAWVVTCFVVPVAHRRQGVTGELLTGAIDLARTHGATTLQACAVDVARTGKTSSAGLYRGPLSIYLAAGFEEVSRTSPSWVLVSRDL; encoded by the coding sequence ATGAGTCTCGAGGTGCGCCCGGCGACGGCCGATCGCTGGGACGATCTGGTCCAGGTGATGGGCGAGCGCGGCGACCCGTCGCGCTGTTTCTGTCAGTACTTCCGGCTTCGCGGCAAGCTGTGGTCCGACGCCGCTCCCGCGACTCACCGCGACGCCCTGCGCGCTCAGCTCCACTCGGACCGGCCTCCCGGCGTACTGGCCAGCGACGAGTCCGGTACGCCGGTCGGCTGGTGCGCCGTCGGGCCCCGTGCGGCCTACCCACGTGTGATCGCGTCACCCAACTGGCGAGGCGCCGACCCCGAGGCCTGGGTGGTCACCTGCTTCGTAGTACCGGTAGCTCACCGCCGCCAGGGAGTCACCGGCGAACTGCTGACCGGCGCGATCGACCTCGCCCGCACCCACGGCGCCACCACCCTCCAGGCCTGCGCCGTGGACGTCGCCCGGACAGGCAAGACCTCCTCCGCCGGCCTCTATCGCGGCCCGCTCTCCATCTACCTGGCCGCCGGCTTCGAGGAAGTCAGCCGCACCTCCCCCTCCTGGGTCCTGGTCAGCCGCGACCTCTGA
- the groL gene encoding chaperonin GroEL (60 kDa chaperone family; promotes refolding of misfolded polypeptides especially under stressful conditions; forms two stacked rings of heptamers to form a barrel-shaped 14mer; ends can be capped by GroES; misfolded proteins enter the barrel where they are refolded when GroES binds) — translation MPKLISFNEEARRGLERGMNTLADAVKVTLGPKGRNVVLEKKWGAPTITNDGVSIAKEIELEDPYEKIGAELVKEVAKKTDDVAGDGTTTATVLAQALVREGLRNVAAGANPMGLKKGIEKAVEAVSEQLLALAKPVETREQIAATASISAADTQVGQIIAEAMDKVGKEGVITVEESNTFGLELELTEGMRFDKGYISPYFVTDTERMEAVLDDPYILIVNSKISSIKDLVPVLEKVMQTGKPLAIIAEDIEGEALATLVVNKIKGTFKTVAVKAPGFGDRRKAMLVDIAVLTGGEVISEEVGLKLDSVDLELLGQARKIVVTKDETTIVEGTGDADQISGRVNQIRAEIEKSDSDYDREKLQERLAKLAGGVAVIKVGAATEVELKERKHRIEDAVRNAKAAVEEGIVAGGGVALLQASVIAFEKLELEGDEATGAAIVRSAVEAPLKQIAVNAGLEGGVVVEKVRNLEPGHGLNAATGEYVDLIKTGIIDPAKVTRSALQNAASIAALFLTTEAVIADKPEKASAAPGGAPDMGGMDF, via the coding sequence ATGCCCAAGCTGATTTCTTTCAATGAAGAGGCGCGCCGCGGCCTCGAGCGGGGTATGAACACCCTCGCCGACGCCGTCAAGGTGACGCTTGGCCCCAAGGGCCGCAACGTCGTCCTGGAGAAGAAGTGGGGCGCCCCCACGATCACCAACGACGGTGTCTCCATCGCCAAGGAGATCGAGCTCGAGGACCCGTACGAGAAGATCGGGGCCGAGCTCGTCAAGGAAGTTGCCAAGAAGACCGACGACGTCGCTGGTGACGGCACCACCACCGCGACCGTGCTGGCCCAGGCGCTCGTGCGCGAGGGTCTGCGCAACGTCGCCGCCGGCGCCAACCCGATGGGCCTGAAGAAGGGCATCGAGAAGGCTGTCGAGGCCGTCAGCGAGCAGCTGCTCGCCCTGGCGAAGCCGGTCGAGACGCGGGAGCAGATCGCGGCCACCGCCTCGATCTCCGCCGCGGACACCCAGGTCGGCCAGATCATCGCCGAGGCGATGGACAAGGTCGGCAAGGAAGGTGTCATCACCGTCGAGGAGAGCAACACCTTCGGTCTGGAGCTCGAGCTCACCGAGGGCATGCGCTTCGACAAGGGTTACATCTCGCCGTACTTCGTGACGGACACCGAGCGGATGGAAGCGGTCCTCGACGACCCGTACATCCTGATCGTGAACAGCAAGATCTCCAGCATCAAGGACCTGGTCCCGGTGCTGGAGAAGGTGATGCAGACCGGCAAGCCGCTGGCCATCATCGCCGAGGACATCGAGGGCGAGGCCCTGGCGACCCTGGTCGTGAACAAGATCAAGGGCACCTTCAAGACCGTCGCCGTCAAGGCGCCGGGCTTCGGTGACCGCCGCAAGGCCATGCTCGTCGACATCGCCGTCCTGACCGGCGGCGAGGTGATCTCCGAGGAGGTCGGCCTCAAGCTCGACTCCGTCGACCTGGAGCTGCTCGGCCAGGCCCGCAAGATCGTCGTCACCAAGGACGAGACGACCATCGTCGAGGGCACCGGCGACGCCGACCAGATCTCCGGCCGGGTCAACCAGATCCGCGCCGAGATCGAGAAGTCGGACTCCGACTACGACCGCGAGAAGCTGCAGGAGCGGCTGGCCAAGCTGGCCGGTGGCGTTGCGGTGATCAAGGTCGGCGCGGCCACCGAGGTCGAGCTGAAGGAGCGCAAGCACCGCATCGAGGACGCCGTTCGCAACGCGAAGGCGGCCGTCGAGGAGGGCATCGTCGCGGGTGGTGGCGTCGCGCTGCTGCAGGCGTCGGTGATCGCGTTCGAGAAGCTGGAGCTCGAGGGTGACGAGGCCACCGGTGCCGCCATCGTGCGGTCCGCGGTCGAGGCGCCGTTGAAGCAGATCGCCGTGAACGCCGGCCTCGAGGGTGGCGTCGTGGTGGAGAAGGTTCGCAACCTCGAGCCGGGTCACGGTCTGAACGCCGCGACCGGTGAGTACGTGGACCTGATCAAGACCGGCATCATCGACCCGGCGAAGGTCACCCGCTCGGCGCTGCAGAACGCAGCCTCGATCGCGGCGCTGTTCCTCACCACCGAGGCCGTCATCGCCGACAAGCCGGAGAAGGCCTCGGCCGCTCCGGGTGGCGCGCCCGACATGGGCGGCATGGACTTCTGA
- a CDS encoding GNAT family N-acetyltransferase, producing the protein MKIRTTVEADLDFIRTAITEQSINTVTPERFDEYIVSGYYRHEWCWVAEQDGEIVALAIWWGMPQAEQPYSVDGLYAVPGVDRVAAWAELIRAGAASVPSGGDGPEYHLFLPNGWREQADVVEAFEPRAEAAARAGLSERTERLRYEWLPEYGLPARSTRLRFEPGDDEAFLAAFRQVIEGSLDAATAREVAKVGVDGAARQDLEIYQEMPGERSWWRLAYDQDGALVGFALPSANNGGPVVGYLGVVPEQRGHRYSDDLLAEITHLLVETGADRIRADTDLTNKPMAASFERTGYRNHAVRMVLSYPIA; encoded by the coding sequence GTGAAGATCCGCACCACCGTCGAGGCCGACCTCGACTTCATCCGCACCGCGATCACCGAGCAGTCGATCAACACCGTCACCCCCGAGCGTTTCGACGAGTACATCGTCTCGGGCTACTACCGGCACGAGTGGTGCTGGGTGGCCGAGCAGGACGGCGAGATCGTTGCCCTCGCCATCTGGTGGGGCATGCCGCAGGCCGAGCAGCCGTACAGCGTGGACGGCCTGTACGCCGTACCGGGCGTCGACCGGGTCGCTGCCTGGGCCGAGCTGATCCGGGCCGGAGCGGCCAGTGTCCCGTCTGGCGGGGACGGACCGGAGTACCACCTCTTCCTCCCCAATGGCTGGCGCGAACAGGCCGACGTGGTGGAGGCGTTCGAGCCCCGGGCCGAGGCGGCCGCGCGGGCCGGGCTTTCCGAGCGCACCGAGCGACTGCGGTACGAATGGCTGCCGGAGTACGGACTGCCGGCGCGGTCGACCCGGCTGCGGTTCGAGCCGGGCGACGACGAGGCGTTCCTGGCCGCCTTCCGCCAGGTGATCGAGGGCAGCCTCGATGCGGCGACCGCGCGCGAAGTCGCGAAGGTGGGCGTCGACGGGGCAGCCCGGCAGGACCTGGAGATCTACCAGGAGATGCCCGGAGAGCGTTCCTGGTGGCGCCTCGCGTACGACCAGGACGGCGCGTTGGTGGGCTTCGCGTTGCCGTCGGCCAACAACGGCGGTCCGGTCGTCGGGTACCTCGGCGTGGTACCCGAGCAGCGCGGTCACCGGTACAGCGACGACCTGCTGGCCGAGATCACCCATCTCCTGGTCGAAACCGGAGCCGACCGGATCAGGGCCGACACCGACCTGACCAACAAGCCAATGGCGGCGAGCTTCGAGCGGACCGGCTACCGCAACCACGCCGTACGGATGGTGTTGTCGTACCCGATCGCCTGA
- a CDS encoding S9 family peptidase translates to MDYSTFDDFLAVPRVNSLALSLDGSRLVAAIAKYDKEANKLVSALYELDADGSAEPRRLTHSAEGESQPVFEPDGSLLFVSSRSSDDGPALWRLPVSGEAAKVASTPGGISAIRVAADAGTAVVTTSVMPGAKDAAEDKELRKARKDAGVSAILHTTSPVRFWDSELGPDETHLQVVAGKNLRAGEGGAKDLTAGEGGAKDLTAGDGGTKDLTPAPGRALDDAEFTVTPDGRTVIAKWQLDRVGWPRPVLVAIDTETGERRTLADAEDGGFYEPAVSHDGRFVAFTRWQDQKHDRPPTVSLLLADLQTGETRDLVADPDGWPEAPAFSADDRSVFFIAFDHGHRSLFRADIATGEVSRVTTEGSFSAVQVAPDNASLFAIRAATDAPAHPVRIDLASGAVTRLLPAPEAELPGTLERVETTAADGTTIEAWLILPRNASPAEPAPLLLWVHGGPLSSWAGWSWRWNPWLMATKGYAVLMPDPALSLGYGAQMLERAWDRWAALVHEDLMEITDAVVARPDIDADRTAAMGASFGGYMVNWIAGQTDRFKCLITMAGKWNTENFWATSDMPGYFRAEWGPQEEFPDRYAERSPRRFLDRITTPTLIIHGTLDQRVPINQTLHMFTDLQLAGVESAYLSFPDEGHWILKPGNARTWHETVWSWLAKHLDKQEWTKPPLL, encoded by the coding sequence GTGGACTACTCGACGTTCGACGACTTTCTGGCTGTACCGCGTGTCAACAGCCTCGCCCTCTCGCTCGACGGCAGCCGCCTGGTGGCAGCGATCGCGAAGTACGACAAAGAAGCGAACAAGCTGGTCAGTGCGCTCTATGAACTCGACGCCGACGGCAGCGCCGAACCACGCCGGTTGACGCACTCGGCCGAAGGGGAGAGCCAGCCGGTGTTCGAGCCGGACGGCTCACTCTTGTTCGTCTCCAGTCGCTCCAGCGACGACGGCCCCGCCCTGTGGCGGCTCCCGGTCAGCGGTGAGGCCGCGAAGGTCGCCAGTACGCCGGGCGGCATCTCGGCGATCCGAGTGGCAGCCGATGCGGGGACGGCGGTCGTGACGACCAGCGTGATGCCCGGCGCCAAGGATGCCGCTGAGGACAAGGAGCTTCGCAAGGCCCGCAAGGACGCTGGGGTCAGCGCGATCCTGCACACGACTTCACCGGTGCGGTTCTGGGACAGCGAACTCGGCCCGGACGAGACCCACCTGCAAGTGGTGGCTGGTAAGAACCTGAGGGCCGGCGAGGGTGGCGCTAAGGACCTGACGGCCGGCGAGGGTGGCGCTAAGGACCTGACGGCCGGCGACGGTGGCACGAAGGACCTGACGCCGGCTCCCGGCCGGGCTCTCGACGACGCCGAGTTCACGGTGACGCCGGACGGCAGGACCGTGATCGCGAAGTGGCAGCTCGACCGTGTCGGCTGGCCGCGGCCTGTCCTCGTCGCCATCGACACCGAGACGGGCGAGCGGCGTACTCTCGCCGATGCCGAGGACGGCGGCTTCTACGAACCCGCCGTGTCACACGACGGCCGCTTCGTCGCTTTCACCCGCTGGCAGGACCAGAAGCACGACAGGCCGCCGACGGTCTCGCTGCTGCTGGCCGATCTGCAGACCGGCGAGACGCGCGACCTGGTCGCCGATCCCGACGGCTGGCCGGAAGCGCCCGCCTTCAGCGCCGACGATCGAAGCGTGTTCTTCATCGCCTTCGACCACGGTCACCGCTCGCTCTTCCGGGCCGACATCGCCACCGGCGAGGTCAGCCGGGTGACCACCGAAGGCTCGTTCAGCGCGGTACAGGTCGCTCCGGACAACGCGTCGCTGTTCGCCATCCGGGCCGCGACCGATGCGCCGGCCCATCCGGTCCGGATCGATCTGGCCTCCGGTGCTGTCACCCGACTGCTCCCTGCGCCTGAAGCCGAGCTGCCTGGCACCCTTGAACGAGTCGAGACCACCGCGGCCGACGGGACCACCATCGAAGCCTGGCTGATCCTGCCGCGCAACGCTTCCCCGGCCGAACCGGCTCCGCTGCTGCTCTGGGTCCACGGCGGCCCGTTGAGTTCCTGGGCCGGCTGGAGCTGGCGATGGAACCCCTGGCTGATGGCGACCAAGGGGTACGCCGTACTGATGCCCGATCCGGCCCTGTCACTCGGGTACGGCGCGCAGATGCTCGAGCGGGCCTGGGACCGCTGGGCCGCGCTGGTTCACGAGGACCTGATGGAGATCACCGACGCCGTCGTCGCGCGGCCCGACATCGACGCTGATCGCACAGCCGCGATGGGCGCGTCCTTCGGTGGCTACATGGTGAACTGGATCGCCGGTCAGACCGACCGCTTCAAGTGCCTGATCACCATGGCCGGCAAGTGGAACACGGAGAACTTCTGGGCCACCAGCGACATGCCCGGCTACTTCAGGGCGGAGTGGGGCCCGCAGGAGGAATTCCCGGACCGGTACGCCGAACGCTCACCGCGCCGCTTCCTCGACCGGATCACCACACCCACCCTGATCATCCACGGCACCCTCGACCAGCGGGTCCCGATCAACCAGACCCTGCACATGTTCACCGACCTCCAGCTGGCCGGCGTCGAGTCGGCCTACCTCTCCTTCCCCGACGAAGGCCACTGGATCCTCAAACCCGGCAATGCCCGCACCTGGCACGAAACCGTCTGGTCCTGGCTAGCCAAACACCTCGACAAGCAGGAGTGGACCAAGCCACCCCTGCTCTGA
- a CDS encoding FHA domain-containing protein, producing MSSVTCPSGHPSVSTDYCDVCGLPIGAAATPAAASVPAPAVAAPAATTQACPNCSEPAAADALFCENCGYDFTTGTMPRPASPLDLGTPPPVPPAPQEVADWVVERWVDPDWYAVQQSDDPCPSPGLPVVIPITAKSVLVGRPSKSRGITPEIDCGDDTGVSRRQAQLTTDGQRWWVEDLQSSNGTFVGQASDPLPEDPIPPGQRRELTGDDRVYVGAWTRLVVRKSTPEEQAGQA from the coding sequence ATGAGCTCAGTCACCTGTCCGAGCGGACACCCGTCCGTCTCCACGGACTACTGCGACGTCTGTGGACTCCCGATCGGTGCTGCGGCCACCCCGGCCGCCGCGTCCGTCCCGGCCCCCGCAGTGGCGGCACCGGCGGCGACGACCCAGGCATGCCCGAACTGTTCCGAGCCTGCTGCCGCAGACGCCTTGTTCTGCGAGAACTGCGGCTACGACTTCACCACCGGCACCATGCCACGGCCGGCCTCGCCGCTGGACCTCGGTACGCCCCCACCGGTGCCACCCGCGCCGCAAGAGGTCGCTGACTGGGTCGTGGAGCGCTGGGTCGACCCCGACTGGTACGCCGTACAGCAGAGCGACGACCCCTGCCCCTCCCCCGGGCTGCCGGTGGTCATCCCGATCACGGCCAAGAGCGTGCTGGTCGGCAGGCCTTCGAAGAGCCGCGGGATCACCCCGGAGATCGACTGCGGCGACGACACCGGCGTGAGCCGCCGCCAGGCCCAACTCACCACCGACGGCCAGCGCTGGTGGGTCGAAGACCTCCAGTCCTCCAACGGCACCTTCGTCGGCCAGGCCTCCGACCCCCTCCCCGAAGACCCGATCCCCCCGGGCCAACGCCGAGAACTCACCGGCGACGACCGCGTCTACGTCGGCGCCTGGACCCGCCTGGTAGTCCGCAAATCCACCCCAGAAGAACAAGCCGGCCAGGCTTAG
- a CDS encoding vWA domain-containing protein: MAEFSATVYQNEFLPDGGTDVHAIVTVSCTGAGAAGQSGSGDAGEIIIVDTSGSMGAEGIRAAAYAAQTALDQILDGVWFAVISGNDRAQLAFPPSPEPVMVRMDQFTRQAAKDAVARFYADGGTAMGTWLRLAARVFATVPSLSQKHAILLTDGENQHETPEVLSATIEAVTGQFQCDCRGVGVNWQVAEVRRIATALLGTVDIIPAPDQLAAEFSKLIKQAMSKGVAGADMRVWAPQGAQVLFVRQVAPTVDDLTSRRTEVNALTSAYPTGSWGDESRDYHVAIRLAAKGIGQEQLAARVQLAVGDQVVAQGLVKALWSNDEALTTRISPEVAHYTGQTELADAIQEGLAAKAAGDTETATTKLGRAVQLAAQTGNEEATSRLRKVVEIDDQDTGTVRLKRSVEKADEMALDTASTKTTRVKK, translated from the coding sequence ATGGCCGAGTTCTCCGCCACCGTGTACCAGAACGAGTTCCTGCCCGACGGCGGCACCGACGTGCACGCGATCGTCACGGTGTCCTGTACCGGCGCGGGTGCGGCCGGCCAGTCCGGCAGCGGTGACGCCGGCGAGATCATCATCGTCGACACCTCCGGCTCGATGGGCGCCGAGGGCATCCGGGCCGCGGCGTACGCCGCCCAGACCGCGCTCGACCAGATCCTCGACGGCGTCTGGTTCGCCGTCATCTCCGGCAACGACCGGGCCCAGCTCGCTTTCCCGCCGTCGCCCGAGCCGGTGATGGTGCGGATGGACCAGTTCACCCGGCAGGCCGCCAAGGACGCCGTCGCCCGCTTCTACGCCGACGGCGGTACGGCGATGGGCACCTGGTTGCGGCTCGCCGCCCGGGTCTTCGCGACCGTGCCGTCGCTGTCGCAGAAGCACGCGATCCTGCTCACCGACGGCGAGAACCAGCACGAGACGCCCGAGGTGCTGTCCGCGACGATCGAGGCCGTCACCGGTCAGTTCCAGTGCGACTGCCGCGGTGTCGGCGTCAACTGGCAGGTCGCCGAGGTCCGCCGGATCGCGACCGCGCTGCTCGGTACGGTCGACATCATCCCCGCCCCGGACCAGCTCGCCGCGGAGTTCTCCAAGCTGATCAAGCAGGCGATGAGCAAGGGTGTCGCCGGTGCCGACATGCGGGTCTGGGCTCCGCAGGGCGCACAGGTGCTGTTCGTCCGCCAGGTCGCTCCGACCGTCGACGACCTGACCTCCCGGCGTACGGAGGTGAACGCGCTGACCAGTGCGTACCCGACCGGCTCCTGGGGTGACGAGTCGCGCGACTACCACGTCGCGATTCGCCTTGCTGCCAAGGGAATCGGGCAGGAGCAACTCGCCGCCCGGGTCCAGCTCGCAGTCGGCGACCAGGTCGTCGCGCAAGGCTTGGTGAAGGCGCTGTGGTCCAACGACGAGGCGCTCACCACCCGGATCAGCCCGGAGGTCGCGCACTACACCGGCCAGACCGAGCTCGCCGACGCGATCCAGGAGGGCCTGGCCGCGAAGGCCGCCGGTGACACCGAGACCGCGACCACCAAGCTCGGCCGCGCGGTCCAGCTCGCCGCCCAGACCGGCAACGAGGAAGCCACCTCGCGGCTGCGGAAGGTGGTCGAGATCGACGACCAGGACACCGGCACCGTTCGACTGAAGCGCAGCGTCGAGAAGGCTGACGAGATGGCGCTCGACACCGCGTCCACCAAGACCACCAGGGTGAAGAAATGA
- a CDS encoding PP2C family protein-serine/threonine phosphatase translates to MTSTTGTTSTTCPSCGGPIGAADRYCEACGAELSPAATPATAAIDTDTEPTVELNPSAARSAEAPPGPCRSCGGVVGDDSYCQTCGTKAAKPRDHFSEQPAPWVAAVCDRGIRHSRNEDAVAVSADAEPGSRAQLVVCDGVSSSLDSDVASLAAARAAREVLAAGHAQGMGTESSRNSAVVARLKAAADAANDAVLANTSPDSPNPASCTFVAVVLEGDLLVAGVVGDSRAYWFPDNAEPVGLTVDDSWAAELIATGVPRQQAETGPQAHAITRWLGKDAPDHTPRTTTVKVDGPGWLVVCSDGLWNYCSEAAPLADLVRQTAAANRGEPLATASALVDWANAQGGQDNITVALARL, encoded by the coding sequence ATGACTTCGACGACCGGCACGACGAGTACGACCTGTCCGAGCTGTGGCGGGCCGATCGGCGCCGCCGACCGCTACTGCGAGGCCTGCGGGGCCGAACTGTCGCCTGCTGCCACTCCAGCGACGGCCGCGATCGACACCGACACCGAGCCGACTGTGGAGCTCAACCCGTCCGCGGCCCGCTCGGCGGAGGCTCCGCCCGGCCCCTGCCGGTCCTGTGGCGGCGTCGTCGGTGACGACAGCTACTGCCAGACCTGTGGGACCAAGGCAGCCAAGCCGCGCGACCACTTCAGCGAGCAGCCGGCGCCGTGGGTCGCGGCCGTCTGCGATCGCGGCATCCGGCACAGCCGCAACGAGGACGCCGTGGCCGTCTCCGCCGACGCCGAGCCGGGCAGTAGGGCACAGCTCGTGGTCTGCGACGGCGTGAGCTCCTCGCTGGACTCCGACGTGGCCAGCCTGGCCGCAGCGCGTGCCGCTCGCGAAGTGCTGGCCGCTGGTCATGCACAAGGGATGGGCACCGAGTCGTCGCGGAACAGCGCGGTGGTCGCCCGCTTGAAGGCAGCCGCGGACGCCGCGAACGACGCAGTACTGGCGAACACCAGCCCGGACAGCCCGAATCCGGCTTCCTGCACGTTCGTCGCCGTCGTCCTCGAGGGCGACCTGCTGGTGGCGGGCGTGGTGGGTGACAGCCGGGCGTACTGGTTCCCGGACAACGCGGAGCCGGTTGGGCTCACCGTGGACGACTCCTGGGCCGCCGAGCTCATCGCCACCGGCGTACCGCGGCAGCAGGCCGAGACCGGCCCGCAGGCCCACGCCATCACCCGCTGGCTCGGCAAGGACGCACCGGACCACACTCCCCGCACCACGACCGTCAAGGTGGACGGCCCGGGATGGCTCGTGGTCTGCTCCGACGGCCTGTGGAACTACTGCTCCGAGGCGGCACCACTGGCCGACCTCGTACGTCAGACCGCTGCGGCCAACCGTGGCGAGCCTCTGGCCACCGCGTCCGCATTGGTCGACTGGGCGAACGCCCAGGGCGGCCAGGACAACATCACCGTCGCACTGGCTCGTCTGTGA